A region of Nitrospirota bacterium DNA encodes the following proteins:
- a CDS encoding methylglyoxal synthase: MNVVTMKNSKRIVLVAHDNMKKALLEWARYNKDLLARHELYATGSTGSLLSAALGVEIRCFKSGPLGGDQQIGAKIAEGGIDMVVFFWDPLEPHPHDVDVKALLRIAVVYNIPIACNRASADFVISSHLMQEPYERMVEDFEAMQRQRIATLQGRADQ, translated from the coding sequence ATGAACGTTGTAACCATGAAGAACTCAAAACGGATCGTCCTTGTTGCACATGACAATATGAAGAAGGCGCTTCTGGAGTGGGCACGATATAACAAGGACCTGTTGGCCAGGCATGAATTATATGCCACCGGCAGTACCGGCTCCCTGCTTTCTGCAGCATTGGGTGTAGAAATACGCTGCTTCAAGAGTGGTCCTCTGGGCGGAGATCAGCAGATCGGGGCCAAGATCGCGGAGGGCGGGATCGATATGGTTGTTTTCTTCTGGGACCCTCTCGAGCCTCATCCTCATGATGTGGATGTAAAGGCGTTGCTGCGCATTGCGGTTGTTTACAACATACCGATTGCCTGTAACAGGGCTTCAGCAGATTTTGTGATCTCGTCCCACCTGATGCAGGAACCTTATGAACGCATGGTGGAAGACTTTGAGGCCATGCAGAGGCAAAGGATAGCTACTTTGCAGGGCAGGGCCGATCAATAA
- a CDS encoding arsenate reductase ArsC produces MEKKKVLFVCIHNSARSQMAEAFLNLLAGDRFEAESAGLEPGVLNPLVVEVMKEIGIDISQHVTKGVFDFIKQGKLFHFVVAVCDETSNNRCPIFPGYAKRLHWNFSDPSTIEGTHDEKLQATRIIRNEIKARIEAWIKEAVVTEKEK; encoded by the coding sequence ATGGAAAAGAAGAAGGTGCTTTTTGTATGTATTCACAATAGCGCGCGCAGCCAGATGGCCGAGGCATTTTTAAACTTACTGGCCGGTGACAGGTTCGAGGCTGAAAGTGCAGGGCTTGAACCTGGAGTGCTGAATCCGCTTGTGGTCGAAGTTATGAAGGAGATCGGGATTGATATTTCGCAGCATGTAACCAAAGGTGTTTTCGACTTCATCAAGCAGGGAAAACTGTTCCACTTTGTAGTAGCGGTCTGCGATGAGACCAGCAATAACCGATGCCCGATATTTCCGGGCTATGCAAAAAGGCTGCATTGGAACTTCTCCGATCCTTCAACCATCGAAGGGACGCATGATGAAAAATTGCAGGCAACGAGAATAATCCGTAATGAGATCAAAGCAAGAATAGAAGCATGGATAAAGGAAGCAGTTGTGACAGAGAAAGAAAAATAG